From Vibrio tritonius, the proteins below share one genomic window:
- a CDS encoding Lon protease family protein: MAIKTLTAQELYRVADLDVLPCKSTKELPPIDEIVGQERAQKAVEFAMSIREKGYNMYAIGRNGLGKRTMILRYLNRHQHSSEALFDWCYVANFEDIRTPKVLKLPNGIGVKLRQDIEKLMARLVKGIPLAFDNEIYYSRAEKLKNQLAQKQEVELESITQTAKEKGVNLTITSQGDYQFVAMNGEEMHTEETFNALSKKDQEYFSDTIDELEVALRNMVRQLTEWEEGYSEKIKKLNDEVTMGVIGHFIKQLKKNYSKYPEIKTYLTDLQKDIVENVDIFLEEDGEQAEVSTAALDKRLPRRYKVNVLVSRPSDDLPIVVEENPNYHSLFGYIETATYKGTVFTDFSLIRAGSLHKANGGVLLMDAVKVLEQPYVWDGLKRALRSRQLSFTSLEKEVTLTGTVSLDPEPIPLDVKIILFGDYRTYELLTHYDPEFGELFRVTADFEDEMKRTPDSELHYARLISSMVHDNGLLHCDRKAIARIIEHSSRITGSQMKLSLHAAHIANLLREANYVAKQANSNMIRQSHVDEALHNQELRVNRLQESVMETFSNGTTLIRTEGEAVGQVNALSVLATNDYSFGAPNRITATTSYGDGDIIDIERSVDLGGSIHSKGVMILSAYLNSVFGRTARVPLTTTITFEQNYGGVDGDSASMAEFCAIVSAFSKHPNRQDIAITGSMNQFGESQPIGGLNEKIEGFFNVCQIKGRHDKQGVIIPRSNVHNLMLRSDIVKAVEKGEFHIWAIDHVTEAIEIFTGKQAGVATQDGSYPVDTIFGLAQAKLNALRK, encoded by the coding sequence ATGGCGATTAAGACTCTAACCGCACAGGAGCTGTACAGGGTTGCAGACCTTGATGTGTTGCCATGTAAGTCAACAAAGGAATTGCCGCCTATCGATGAAATCGTCGGTCAAGAGCGTGCACAAAAAGCGGTCGAATTTGCCATGTCCATTCGGGAAAAAGGCTACAACATGTATGCCATTGGCCGAAACGGATTGGGCAAACGAACCATGATTCTCCGTTATTTAAACCGTCATCAACATAGCAGCGAAGCGCTGTTTGATTGGTGTTATGTGGCAAACTTTGAAGATATTCGTACGCCTAAAGTGCTCAAGTTGCCCAATGGTATTGGTGTTAAGCTACGCCAAGATATTGAAAAGTTGATGGCGCGTTTAGTCAAAGGGATTCCATTAGCCTTTGATAACGAAATTTATTATAGCCGTGCGGAAAAACTCAAAAATCAGTTAGCACAAAAGCAAGAAGTTGAATTGGAGAGCATCACACAAACGGCCAAAGAAAAAGGGGTGAACCTCACCATCACTTCACAAGGTGATTATCAATTTGTCGCGATGAATGGCGAGGAGATGCACACCGAAGAAACGTTTAATGCGCTGAGTAAAAAGGATCAAGAGTACTTTAGCGATACGATTGATGAACTCGAAGTTGCCCTGCGAAATATGGTGCGCCAACTGACCGAATGGGAAGAGGGGTATAGCGAGAAGATCAAAAAACTGAATGATGAAGTGACCATGGGAGTCATTGGTCATTTTATTAAACAATTGAAAAAGAACTACAGTAAATACCCTGAGATAAAAACGTATCTTACTGACTTACAGAAAGATATTGTCGAAAACGTGGATATCTTCTTGGAAGAAGATGGTGAGCAGGCCGAAGTGTCGACCGCCGCATTAGATAAGCGCTTACCCCGCCGTTATAAAGTGAATGTGTTGGTGAGTCGTCCTTCGGATGATCTGCCTATCGTGGTGGAAGAAAACCCGAACTATCACTCTTTATTTGGTTATATTGAAACAGCTACCTATAAAGGTACGGTATTTACCGACTTCTCGTTGATTCGTGCAGGTAGCTTGCACAAAGCCAATGGCGGCGTGCTGTTGATGGATGCGGTAAAAGTATTAGAGCAGCCTTATGTGTGGGACGGTTTGAAACGAGCACTGCGCTCACGCCAACTGAGTTTTACGTCCTTAGAAAAAGAGGTGACGTTAACAGGAACTGTGTCGCTGGATCCCGAACCGATACCACTCGATGTCAAAATCATCCTGTTTGGTGATTACCGCACTTACGAGCTGTTGACCCATTACGACCCTGAATTTGGCGAGCTATTCCGAGTTACGGCGGATTTTGAAGATGAAATGAAGCGGACGCCAGATTCTGAGCTGCACTATGCTCGCTTGATTTCAAGTATGGTGCACGACAACGGTTTGTTGCACTGCGACCGTAAGGCGATTGCGCGTATTATAGAGCACAGCTCGCGCATTACCGGTAGCCAAATGAAGCTGTCGCTGCATGCCGCGCACATCGCTAATTTGCTTCGAGAAGCAAATTATGTGGCTAAGCAAGCTAACTCCAATATGATTCGTCAAAGCCATGTCGATGAAGCATTACACAACCAAGAGCTACGAGTGAACCGTTTGCAAGAAAGCGTAATGGAAACCTTTTCAAATGGAACCACATTAATACGTACTGAAGGCGAAGCGGTGGGACAGGTCAACGCTTTATCGGTTTTGGCGACTAACGACTATTCGTTTGGTGCGCCTAACCGCATCACCGCGACCACCTCTTACGGTGATGGGGATATCATTGATATCGAGCGCAGTGTGGATTTGGGCGGTAGTATTCACTCGAAAGGGGTGATGATTCTTTCAGCTTATTTGAACTCTGTCTTTGGCCGCACCGCGCGCGTGCCGCTCACTACCACTATTACGTTTGAACAAAATTATGGTGGTGTGGATGGCGACAGTGCGAGTATGGCGGAATTTTGTGCCATCGTTTCTGCGTTCTCCAAACACCCGAACCGCCAAGATATTGCGATTACCGGTTCCATGAACCAATTTGGCGAGTCACAGCCGATTGGTGGCTTAAACGAGAAGATTGAAGGTTTCTTCAATGTCTGCCAGATCAAAGGTCGACACGATAAACAAGGGGTGATCATTCCTCGTTCGAACGTGCATAACTTGATGTTGCGTTCTGATATTGTCAAAGCCGTTGAGAAAGGCGAGTTCCACATCTGGGCAATCGACCATGTTACTGAGGCGATTGAAATTTTCACTGGCAAGCAGGCGGGAGTGGCGACTCAAGATGGTAGCTATCCTGTCGACACCATTTTTGGTTTGGCTCAGGCTAAATTGAACGCATTACGTAAGTAA
- a CDS encoding ABC transporter ATP-binding protein, protein MSQTPLLQVRNLSVSFTTNDGIVDAVRNVNFDLNIGETLAIVGESGSGKSVSTNAVMQLLPKNAILHEGASILFEGEELLNRSEAEMRKVRGNRMGMIFQEPMTSLNPYMRVGGQVSEAVMCHQNVTRSQAKQKVLELFELVKLPNPEGAYTKFPHEFSGGQLQRIMIAMALINEPDILIADEPTTALDVTVQAEVLNLIKEIQAKMGMAILFITHDLGVVKHVADRVLVMCTGDVIEEGQTEQLFRDPQKDYTRMLINSIPRGQKTPVEASAPLLLKADDIRVKFLVKPHFLESRNEYFEAVKGISLELKQGETLGIVGESGSGKSTLGRALIGLLPSTGNIEFKGQDYRALSNKQKLSLKKDIQMVFQDPYGSLSPRMTVGDIITEGLTVHRPEMGKHERMLKAKQALEEVRLDASAINRYPHEFSGGQRQRIAIARALILEPSFILLDEPTSALDRSVQLTVIDLLKDIQQRRNIGFLFISHDLSVVKALSDRVLVMQKGEVMEEGTASDIFYRPQHDYTKKLIAASFDVEDDEVAA, encoded by the coding sequence ATGTCACAGACACCACTTTTACAGGTACGTAACTTGTCGGTCAGCTTTACCACCAACGATGGCATTGTCGACGCCGTACGTAACGTCAATTTTGACTTAAACATCGGTGAAACCTTAGCCATTGTAGGCGAGTCCGGCAGTGGTAAATCAGTCTCTACCAATGCGGTAATGCAGTTACTGCCAAAGAATGCGATATTGCACGAAGGTGCTAGCATTCTATTTGAAGGCGAAGAACTACTTAATCGAAGTGAAGCCGAAATGCGCAAGGTGCGCGGCAATCGCATGGGCATGATCTTCCAAGAACCGATGACCTCTCTAAACCCTTATATGCGAGTTGGGGGACAAGTTTCCGAAGCGGTAATGTGCCATCAAAACGTCACTCGTTCTCAAGCCAAACAGAAGGTTCTTGAGCTATTTGAATTGGTAAAACTACCAAATCCTGAAGGCGCCTACACTAAATTCCCTCATGAATTCTCAGGTGGTCAGCTACAACGCATCATGATTGCGATGGCTCTGATTAATGAACCCGATATTCTGATTGCCGACGAACCTACCACCGCTTTGGATGTGACGGTTCAAGCCGAAGTTCTGAACCTAATTAAAGAAATTCAAGCCAAGATGGGCATGGCAATTCTGTTCATCACTCATGATTTAGGCGTGGTTAAGCATGTAGCCGACCGAGTATTAGTCATGTGCACCGGGGATGTGATTGAAGAAGGACAAACCGAACAGCTGTTTCGTGACCCTCAAAAAGACTACACTCGTATGCTGATTAACTCTATCCCGCGCGGACAAAAGACGCCGGTAGAAGCATCGGCACCACTGCTATTAAAAGCTGATGACATTCGCGTCAAATTCCTTGTTAAGCCGCATTTCCTTGAAAGCCGCAACGAATATTTCGAAGCGGTAAAAGGCATTTCTCTTGAGCTCAAACAAGGAGAAACGTTAGGGATTGTAGGTGAATCTGGTAGTGGCAAATCGACACTTGGTCGTGCTTTGATTGGCCTATTACCTTCCACTGGCAATATTGAGTTTAAAGGGCAAGATTATCGCGCGCTGTCTAACAAACAGAAACTGAGCCTCAAAAAAGACATTCAAATGGTCTTCCAAGACCCATACGGTTCATTATCTCCTCGTATGACCGTTGGCGATATTATCACTGAAGGCTTGACGGTCCATCGCCCTGAAATGGGCAAACATGAACGTATGTTAAAAGCTAAACAGGCTTTGGAAGAGGTTCGTCTTGATGCTAGTGCAATTAACCGCTATCCCCACGAGTTTTCAGGTGGTCAGCGTCAACGTATCGCGATTGCGCGCGCTTTGATTCTTGAGCCGTCATTTATCTTACTTGATGAACCGACGTCAGCATTAGACCGCTCCGTGCAGTTAACCGTTATTGACTTACTGAAAGACATTCAGCAGCGTCGTAATATCGGATTTTTATTTATCAGTCACGATTTGAGCGTGGTTAAAGCCCTATCGGATCGCGTACTCGTGATGCAAAAAGGGGAAGTGATGGAAGAAGGCACAGCAAGTGACATTTTCTATCGCCCGCAGCATGATTACACGAAAAAGCTGATCGCTGCATCATTTGATGTGGAAGACGACGAAGTCGCCGCTTAA
- a CDS encoding FAD-binding and (Fe-S)-binding domain-containing protein: MSANVVSSQSQTNRYPLLLERLKSQLEPEQIITDSTRRLAYGTDASFYRLIPELILRLDTLEQVIFTIKQCRELVIPYTFRAAGTSLSGQAISDSVLITLSDKWRSHQILDQGERIRLQPGVIGSDANQYLAPFQRKIGPDPASINACKIGGIAANNASGMCCGTAQNSYQTIDNMKIVFYDGTLLDTASSDSIEQFYQSHPALIAQLSTLVNQTQANSELSQLIKHKYRLKNTTGYALNALVDYHDPIDVIKHLMIGSEGTLGFIAEVTYRTVIEHSHKASCLIVFANIEQASQAVTALAKTEIAAIEMMDGRAMRSVADKAGMPDFIAELDLEAAALLMECRATEHEALVTQCEHVMALLNQDQMLHSIPFTSDAKTVETLWGIRKGMFPAVGAVREVGTTVIIEDVSFPIEQLAQGVRDLQTLFDKYHYSEAIIFGHALAGNLHFVFTQAFDDEKEITRYGAFMQDVAELVAVKYQGSLKAEHGTGRNMAPFIELEWGEEGYRLMQAIKALFDPERLLNPGVIINDDQSAHLKNLKPMPAADPLVNRCIECGFCEAVCPSRGLTLTPRQRIVLYRELQKRRRDNDIEGAKSLEKEFDYLGIETCAATGLCAQRCPVEINTGALIKQLRTAKYRRYTSIARWTSEHFSTTTKLVNASLKANQITTSLIGTKAVGAITSSMRRVSLDTIPKWIPELPTANRFPLKQEVQAMHQEGKKRVVYMPSCASRNMGQQQDNPDQRPITQVVLSVLNKAGYDVILPAALNDTCCGMPYDSKGMTEIATQKAQQLEAILWQASEQGRYPVLMDMSPCAKRSIELFHMPLEIYEQVGFITRYLLPYLTIEQKEETIMLHITCSTQHLGLAKEMRQIAEQCVSHVVIPEHITCCAWAGDKGFVTPELNAAAVATLREQVPADCHRGFSNSRTCEIGLSHHSGIPYQSLFYLLDEVAKPRF, encoded by the coding sequence ATGTCCGCAAATGTTGTTTCATCTCAATCACAAACCAACCGTTATCCACTCTTGCTCGAGCGCTTGAAAAGTCAGCTTGAACCTGAGCAAATCATTACCGACTCAACCCGCCGCCTTGCTTATGGGACCGATGCCAGCTTTTATCGCCTCATTCCTGAGTTAATTTTACGTTTAGATACGCTAGAGCAAGTCATTTTTACCATCAAGCAATGTCGTGAATTGGTTATTCCTTATACCTTTCGCGCAGCAGGGACCAGTTTGTCGGGGCAAGCAATCTCCGATTCCGTCTTGATTACGCTTAGTGATAAATGGCGTTCACACCAGATACTCGATCAAGGTGAGCGCATCCGTCTGCAGCCAGGAGTCATCGGCAGTGATGCCAACCAATACCTAGCCCCTTTTCAACGTAAAATTGGGCCAGATCCTGCGTCGATTAATGCCTGTAAAATCGGCGGCATTGCGGCAAACAACGCCAGTGGTATGTGTTGTGGTACTGCGCAAAACTCTTATCAAACCATCGATAACATGAAAATCGTGTTTTACGATGGAACACTGCTCGACACAGCCTCTTCAGACAGCATTGAGCAGTTCTACCAAAGCCATCCAGCGTTGATTGCTCAGCTCTCCACGTTAGTAAACCAAACCCAAGCCAATAGCGAACTGTCGCAACTCATCAAACACAAATACCGCTTAAAAAACACCACAGGCTACGCGTTAAATGCCTTAGTGGATTATCACGATCCCATCGATGTGATTAAACATTTGATGATCGGCTCTGAAGGTACATTAGGCTTTATCGCTGAAGTGACCTATCGCACTGTGATAGAACACAGCCACAAAGCCTCCTGTTTAATTGTGTTCGCCAATATCGAGCAAGCGAGCCAAGCCGTTACAGCGCTCGCCAAAACAGAGATTGCAGCGATAGAGATGATGGATGGACGCGCAATGCGTTCGGTTGCCGATAAAGCGGGAATGCCTGATTTTATCGCCGAGCTGGATTTGGAAGCCGCCGCTCTCCTGATGGAATGTCGTGCCACCGAGCATGAGGCACTCGTGACACAGTGCGAACACGTTATGGCACTGCTCAATCAAGACCAAATGCTGCATTCAATCCCTTTTACTTCCGATGCCAAGACCGTCGAAACGCTATGGGGGATTCGTAAAGGCATGTTTCCAGCTGTGGGCGCCGTACGAGAAGTGGGTACTACCGTCATTATTGAGGATGTCTCATTTCCTATCGAACAACTTGCCCAAGGCGTTCGCGATTTACAAACTTTGTTTGACAAATACCACTACAGTGAAGCGATCATTTTTGGCCATGCTTTGGCGGGTAACCTGCATTTTGTGTTTACCCAAGCCTTTGATGACGAAAAAGAGATCACCCGCTATGGGGCATTTATGCAAGATGTGGCAGAGTTGGTTGCGGTCAAATATCAAGGTTCACTTAAAGCAGAACATGGTACAGGCCGTAATATGGCGCCTTTTATCGAATTAGAATGGGGAGAGGAAGGCTATCGTTTGATGCAAGCCATAAAAGCCCTGTTTGACCCAGAGAGATTGCTCAATCCGGGCGTTATCATCAACGATGATCAAAGCGCCCATCTGAAAAATCTTAAACCGATGCCAGCGGCCGATCCTTTGGTTAACCGCTGTATCGAATGTGGTTTTTGCGAAGCAGTCTGCCCCTCTCGCGGGTTAACCCTAACGCCAAGACAACGTATTGTGCTCTATCGTGAACTGCAAAAACGCCGCCGCGATAACGACATCGAAGGCGCGAAAAGTTTAGAAAAAGAGTTTGATTATCTTGGCATTGAAACCTGTGCTGCCACCGGATTATGTGCCCAGCGGTGCCCTGTTGAAATCAATACTGGCGCCTTAATCAAACAACTGCGTACCGCCAAATATCGCCGTTATACTTCCATTGCACGCTGGACATCAGAACACTTCTCAACCACCACGAAACTGGTTAACGCTAGCCTCAAAGCCAACCAAATCACTACATCGCTTATCGGCACCAAAGCCGTTGGTGCGATTACCTCCAGCATGCGAAGAGTCTCTCTCGATACGATTCCCAAATGGATTCCAGAACTGCCAACGGCAAACCGTTTTCCACTGAAACAAGAAGTTCAAGCGATGCATCAAGAGGGCAAAAAACGCGTGGTCTACATGCCTTCGTGTGCCAGTCGCAACATGGGACAACAACAAGACAATCCCGACCAACGTCCTATCACCCAAGTAGTGCTCTCAGTATTAAATAAGGCGGGTTACGATGTTATCTTGCCAGCCGCACTCAATGACACCTGTTGCGGTATGCCATATGACAGTAAAGGGATGACCGAAATAGCCACGCAAAAAGCCCAGCAGCTAGAAGCCATCTTATGGCAAGCCTCCGAACAAGGCCGCTACCCTGTCTTGATGGACATGAGTCCGTGTGCCAAACGCAGTATTGAACTCTTTCATATGCCACTTGAGATCTATGAACAGGTTGGTTTTATTACCCGTTATTTATTGCCTTATCTTACTATCGAGCAAAAAGAGGAAACCATCATGTTGCATATTACCTGCAGCACGCAACATCTGGGCTTGGCCAAAGAGATGCGGCAGATTGCCGAGCAGTGTGTGAGCCATGTGGTGATCCCTGAACACATCACTTGTTGTGCTTGGGCGGGAGATAAAGGATTTGTGACACCAGAGCTTAATGCTGCGGCGGTAGCCACATTAAGAGAGCAGGTGCCCGCAGATTGTCATCGCGGTTTTAGTAACAGCCGTACCTGTGAAATTGGGCTTTCTCATCACAGTGGCATTCCCTATCAGTCACTTTTTTATCTGCTTGACGAAGTTGCCAAACCTCGCTTTTAA
- a CDS encoding DUF3316 domain-containing protein, which translates to MKKTIFILAAMTVSAGAFAAQTHLNVGETTIDSGVYSTKQEAYDAGLQKIHDLQQLPGTKLKNKLVIYNPDMVYGSTRLRDMEVKVEPFMEESGKTQYRSTVDVNYHYKVHESKNS; encoded by the coding sequence ATGAAGAAGACGATTTTTATCCTAGCCGCAATGACAGTTAGCGCAGGGGCTTTCGCAGCTCAAACTCATCTTAACGTCGGTGAAACGACCATCGATTCAGGTGTCTACAGCACTAAACAAGAAGCTTATGATGCTGGTTTACAGAAAATTCATGACCTACAACAGTTGCCAGGCACCAAGCTGAAAAACAAACTCGTAATCTACAACCCAGATATGGTTTACGGCAGCACTCGACTACGCGATATGGAAGTAAAAGTAGAACCATTTATGGAAGAAAGTGGTAAAACACAATACCGTTCAACAGTGGATGTCAACTACCACTATAAAGTGCATGAAAGTAAAAACAGCTAA
- a CDS encoding methyl-accepting chemotaxis protein yields MTKTTSNKSYSESISFISTTDCSSYITYANKDFCDIAEYSADELRGNPHNIVRHPDMPKAAFAQLWSYVKRGDSWMGLVKNRCKGPRHYWVSAFVTPIKNADGKVVEYQSIRSKPTAEQVARAEALYAKMNNNQKVSSWRFSSLSLTQGLLVTSLLVSLVGSFMSSPWWLTAASTILGLGALLTSFYCKMRMNQVNKLACEAYDNPLMETVYTGHFDDFSAIELSLMMRKAELRAVVARCADTSERILSDANEELENMREVEQRLTSQQHETDQVATAVEELNYAINDIANNAAESSNFTEDAQSVSQVGLQKIDNTIEQIRVLDAELANSRAILTSLSEHTQKVDMILDVINTIAEQTNLLALNAAIEAARAGESGRGFAVVADEVRQLAAKTGHSTHEIQAMIGELQQLTDQVVASMNQGSELSERCKQRADETGQVIRSISDKLGLITDKSQQTAAAVEQQATVTKEIAANTMNIKLLTEKTSASSGESVDRTRDLVDNLEDLSRLIQQFKA; encoded by the coding sequence ATGACAAAGACGACGAGCAATAAATCGTATTCAGAGAGTATTAGCTTTATCTCTACTACCGATTGTTCAAGCTATATTACCTATGCGAATAAAGATTTTTGCGACATTGCCGAGTATTCAGCTGATGAGTTGCGAGGAAATCCCCACAATATTGTTCGCCACCCAGATATGCCAAAAGCCGCATTTGCTCAATTATGGAGTTATGTGAAGCGTGGTGATAGTTGGATGGGATTAGTCAAAAACCGTTGTAAAGGGCCTCGTCACTACTGGGTTTCTGCTTTTGTTACGCCAATCAAAAATGCAGATGGTAAAGTGGTGGAGTATCAGTCGATTCGCTCTAAACCGACCGCAGAACAAGTTGCGCGTGCTGAAGCACTCTATGCCAAAATGAATAACAACCAAAAGGTATCATCTTGGCGTTTTTCTTCTTTATCTCTGACTCAAGGTTTACTTGTCACATCATTGCTTGTTTCTTTGGTAGGGAGCTTCATGTCTAGTCCTTGGTGGTTAACTGCCGCCAGCACAATACTGGGTCTTGGAGCTCTACTCACGAGTTTTTATTGCAAAATGCGTATGAATCAAGTGAATAAATTGGCGTGTGAAGCTTACGATAACCCACTTATGGAGACGGTTTACACTGGGCATTTTGATGACTTTTCAGCGATTGAGTTGTCATTAATGATGCGCAAAGCCGAACTTAGAGCTGTCGTGGCTCGTTGTGCTGATACATCCGAACGTATTCTCTCGGACGCCAATGAAGAGCTTGAAAACATGAGAGAGGTAGAGCAACGCTTAACATCTCAGCAGCACGAAACCGATCAAGTGGCCACGGCAGTGGAAGAGTTGAATTATGCGATCAATGATATTGCCAATAATGCGGCAGAAAGCTCCAACTTTACCGAAGATGCTCAGTCAGTTTCGCAGGTTGGATTGCAAAAAATTGATAATACAATTGAGCAAATTCGGGTACTGGATGCTGAGCTGGCCAATAGCCGTGCTATTTTGACGAGTTTGTCAGAGCATACGCAGAAAGTGGACATGATTTTGGATGTGATTAATACCATTGCAGAGCAGACTAACTTGCTGGCGTTAAATGCTGCAATTGAAGCGGCCCGCGCAGGCGAGTCTGGCCGTGGATTTGCAGTTGTTGCTGATGAAGTGCGCCAGTTAGCGGCTAAAACGGGTCATTCTACTCATGAAATTCAAGCGATGATCGGTGAGCTCCAACAATTGACCGATCAAGTGGTCGCCAGCATGAATCAAGGTTCAGAGTTATCTGAACGCTGTAAACAGCGCGCTGATGAAACAGGGCAAGTTATCCGCAGTATTTCTGATAAATTGGGTCTGATTACCGACAAAAGTCAGCAGACGGCGGCAGCTGTGGAGCAACAAGCCACTGTAACCAAAGAGATCGCTGCTAATACGATGAATATCAAACTGCTCACCGAAAAAACGTCTGCTTCTTCAGGTGAATCGGTTGATCGCACGCGTGATTTGGTTGATAACTTAGAAGATCTTTCGCGTCTTATTCAGCAATTTAAAGCCTGA
- a CDS encoding diguanylate cyclase domain-containing protein translates to MNNAELTRSIPNDQAQLIAQIVNQCPSSIAVAHTDGSLIYCNHTFSHTFGNQQGESILNIFPHTFAHYSLSHVVERLRANSEPIHVIESQSDNECLHDGERHDWCVIKISLLQIQDRTLLLFFIEELTSTVVNNLRVNIKLESIVDHLPVLIGHVDHQDRYIFANRTYEKFFDCSLNDVIGKKVEDLIGKDAYLERKPYLNRVKQGESVVFDNAFFMGDDIRLLQLKLVPGDSELKDYYIFAQDVTELRSFQKKLEYRAYHDSLTGLTNRTYFVRSLRQAIERKQTDIGLLFIDVDGLKNANDRFGHDVGDELLKRFAELLKNTLRPNDVVSRLAGDEFTVLLANLDRPETNLTDICERIQASLPSAMVIDNNIVPCSCSIGATYINTELEFDEEKWLSIADTAMYRVKKQGKGGFNIHLEL, encoded by the coding sequence ATGAATAATGCTGAACTTACCCGCTCTATTCCCAACGATCAGGCGCAGTTAATTGCGCAAATTGTTAACCAGTGCCCTTCAAGTATCGCTGTGGCACATACAGATGGATCGCTCATTTACTGTAACCACACTTTCTCCCACACCTTTGGCAATCAGCAAGGCGAATCCATCCTCAACATTTTTCCTCATACTTTTGCACACTATTCGCTAAGCCATGTCGTTGAACGATTACGAGCCAATAGTGAGCCGATTCATGTTATCGAAAGTCAATCAGATAATGAATGTCTACATGATGGAGAACGACACGATTGGTGCGTCATCAAAATCAGTTTGTTACAGATTCAAGATCGCACCTTGCTGCTGTTTTTTATTGAAGAACTGACTTCCACTGTCGTGAATAATCTTCGGGTTAATATCAAACTAGAAAGTATCGTCGATCACCTTCCTGTCTTGATTGGTCATGTGGATCACCAAGATCGCTATATTTTTGCTAATCGGACTTATGAAAAATTTTTCGACTGTTCACTTAATGACGTCATTGGCAAAAAAGTAGAAGATTTAATTGGCAAAGACGCCTACTTGGAGAGGAAACCTTATCTAAACCGAGTTAAGCAAGGGGAAAGCGTGGTGTTTGATAACGCCTTCTTTATGGGGGATGACATTCGCCTCTTGCAACTCAAACTAGTGCCTGGAGATAGTGAGCTCAAAGATTATTACATCTTTGCCCAAGACGTTACTGAGCTGCGTTCATTCCAGAAAAAACTTGAATACAGAGCCTATCATGACTCCTTGACCGGATTAACCAATCGAACCTACTTCGTGCGTTCACTACGACAAGCTATCGAACGTAAACAAACCGACATTGGACTGCTGTTTATTGATGTCGATGGTTTGAAAAACGCTAACGACCGATTCGGTCACGATGTAGGAGATGAGCTTCTCAAACGGTTTGCTGAATTACTTAAAAACACCCTTCGTCCCAACGATGTTGTCTCTAGATTGGCGGGAGATGAATTTACGGTATTACTGGCCAATTTGGATCGCCCCGAAACCAACTTAACTGACATTTGCGAACGAATTCAAGCCTCACTCCCTTCTGCCATGGTCATCGACAACAACATCGTTCCATGCAGTTGCAGCATCGGCGCAACCTACATCAATACCGAACTGGAATTCGATGAAGAAAAGTGGTTATCCATCGCGGATACTGCCATGTACCGAGTCAAAAAACAGGGCAAAGGTGGGTTTAATATTCACCTAGAGCTTTAG
- the xapA gene encoding xanthosine phosphorylase, whose product MSADPVNQALETIYARKPGFAPKAGFILGSGLGVIADALEEKVVIPYEELAGFPVSTVEGHSGELVLGKLFGIEVACMKGRGHYYEHQTMKVMTNPVRTFKRLGCEFMLVTNAAGSLRPDRIDVGSLVVFNDHINTMPESPMTGPNDDEYGPRFFSVANAYDKDLRAEVLDVAQQQNIHLNQGVFVSYTGPNFETAAEIRMMQIIGGDVVGMSVVPEVISAAHCGLPVLAVCAITNMAEGLSDVVLSHEQTLKCAKLAEKDFIALINAFMRHHFNVA is encoded by the coding sequence ATGTCTGCAGATCCAGTGAATCAAGCTCTTGAAACCATTTATGCTCGTAAACCCGGCTTTGCGCCCAAAGCGGGCTTTATCTTAGGCTCGGGCCTTGGTGTGATTGCCGATGCTTTAGAAGAAAAAGTGGTCATCCCTTACGAGGAGTTAGCGGGTTTCCCGGTAAGCACAGTGGAAGGGCACTCTGGTGAGTTGGTGCTAGGTAAACTGTTTGGTATTGAAGTTGCCTGCATGAAAGGTCGTGGTCACTATTATGAGCACCAAACTATGAAAGTGATGACCAACCCGGTACGTACTTTTAAACGGTTGGGATGTGAATTCATGTTGGTGACCAATGCCGCGGGGTCGTTACGTCCGGATCGCATCGATGTGGGGTCATTAGTGGTATTTAACGATCACATTAATACCATGCCAGAATCACCAATGACGGGTCCAAACGATGATGAATACGGTCCACGTTTCTTTAGTGTTGCGAACGCATATGACAAAGATTTGCGTGCCGAAGTATTAGATGTTGCTCAACAACAGAATATTCATCTTAATCAAGGTGTGTTTGTTTCCTACACTGGCCCTAACTTTGAAACCGCTGCTGAGATTCGCATGATGCAAATCATTGGTGGTGATGTGGTTGGTATGTCAGTGGTTCCTGAAGTGATTTCAGCAGCGCACTGTGGTCTGCCTGTGCTGGCCGTGTGTGCGATTACTAATATGGCGGAAGGTTTGAGTGATGTTGTTCTATCGCACGAGCAAACGCTGAAATGCGCTAAGTTGGCGGAAAAAGATTTCATCGCGCTGATCAATGCTTTTATGCGCCATCACTTCAACGTCGCCTAA